CATCATCAAGCTAACATTTGCAAccggtgcacgcacgcacgcatggtTAAATTATACCGCTAGATGTTCATGTTAACTCCAATTCCATGAATCAATGGAGTGAAACCAATCCATGGCGATGCTTAATAAGCTCACACATGTTCGCCTGAGCCGATGGCACACCTGTATCTGCAGCCCTGCCAAGAACACATGATCCATCCTCTTGTTTGTGCACGCTCATGTTCGATCCTGTCTCGGGTGTGAGCTGCAGCTTAGGATTCATCAAGGTTGAATGTTTAAGATCGATCTCCATGAACCGAGTTCTTGAGTTTGCGTGTGTTATGCGGGTCACCCAGCAAGGATCACCATGAGCCGAGACCATGCAACTATATTATCTGATAGTACCAATCAGTGTGGTACAAAAAAAATAATTTGCATCCTCTCATCTTCTCGGCAGACTTCAATTGGCTCGTCGTTTGCATTTCGGAAACTTGATGGATTCATATGCGTTGGGATTTTGCTGTGATCAGCTCGATCGATCCATCATAGTGTTTGGCCGAGAGCACTATACGTACACCCAACGCTTCCTGGACAGAATCCTTGATCCCAACAGCACCTAGAGATTTCAAAAATTCCAATCCAGTTCGTCATTGCAGCAAAGACTAAATACAAATTGCGTCGCGCATCAAGAAGTCACCCAAAATTACGAACTAATTTGATCTCACAGTCACGAGTAGCACAAGGCCAGCTTGTATGATCACCCGGTAGACTTTCCCCAACCACAAGTACACACACCGATCACTCCAGTGCAAACTAATCCAGACTCAAATGTGACATCGCAAATGCAGCAGCTGGGAAGCCTTCCCCATGTCCACACCTGCCGGAGCACGGCGGTTCTCCGGCGAGCCGGCCGGCCACCGCGCCGGTGAAGGGAGCAAAGCTGGGCTGAACTCACACGCCACCAGCAAAGGTTGCCACAAAGTTGTGCAACTTGTGTCCCGTTCAATCGCCTGGTTGCCTATCGAAACGACGGCGGATCAGCGTGTTTCCCATACGTACGTGTTGCTACGTTATCTTGCTACAACACCACGCCGGAAAATCCCATCGTTAACCGGAGCACCCCGTGCCGCCGGCCGGAAATCTCCGGCGAACTCGCACAAAGGCACCATCCTGACCAGTCCCTGATCACCGGCTCATTTCTCCCAGAATACTCAACCAAATCACACAAACTCAATCTCGTTACAAAGCCATGGTCCGTGCCTACACTATGCAAAAAATCACACTCGAATCGGTGCATCCGATCGAGCGATACTTGATCAGAAATCGAGAGGAGAAGCACACTCTGGAAGTCTGGAGGCTGGTTCGTGAGCCGGGGAGGGCCAACCAGGGGGGAAGCAATCCGCGGCATCGGATGGGGCGCGTGGAGGACCGTTGGATGGGAGCGGATCGGGCGGGCCAGGTTTGCTGACGGCCGCTTAGGGGGACGATCCGTGGCGTCGACCAATCAGCGCGGCATTCGGCCCTGCCCGTCTTCCCGACGTCTCCCACTATTTAACCACCGCTTGCTCCGCCACGACCTCATCACCCACCACCGCGCCTCAGCTCACGCATCTCTCCCTCAGCTCCGGCAAGCAACACCAGCTCTCCTCTCCCCTCGCTCACCTGCTACAATGTCGACCGACGTGGCCGCCGATGTCCCGGCCCCTGAGGTGGAGGTGGCCGCCGACCACGTCGTGGAGACCACGGCCGAGGCCGCCGCCGGCGACGCGAAGCCGGTCAAGGAGACCAAGGCCAAGGCGGCGAAGGCCAAGAAGCCCTCCGCCCCGAGGAAGCCCCGCGCCACCCCCGCCCACCCGACCTACGCCGAGGTAAACCCCGAGTCCTTCGCCGAATCTCGCTCCATTCTCGTTGTATCTCGTTCGAATTGCTCTCTGTTCCTTCGTGTTTGCGTTTGATCTGATGGCTCGTTCGTATTTGCGTTTGTGCAGATGGTGTCGGAGGCCATTACCGCCCTGAAGGAGCGGACGGGGTCGAGCCAGTACGCCATCGCCAAGTTCGTCGAGGACAAGCACAAGGCGCACCTCCCCGGCAACTTCCGCAAGATTCTGTCGGTGCAGCTCAAGAAGCTGGTCGCCTCCGGCAAGCTGACCAAGGTCAAGGCCTCCTACAAGCTGTCTGCCGCAGCGGCCAAGCCCAAGCCGGCGGCCAAGAAGAAGCCCGCGGCGAAGAAGAAGGCGCCAGCCAAGAAGACCGCCACCAAGACCAAGGCCAAGGCCCCCGCCAAGAAGGCCGCCGCcaagcccaaggccaaggccccCGCGAAGACCAAGTCCGCCGCGAAGCCCAAGGCTGCCGCCAAGCCCAAGGGCCGCCCCGCCAAGGCTGCCAAGACCTCTGCCGCCGCCGCGGCGCCCAAGAAGCCTGCCGCCAGGAAGGCGCCCACCAAGAGATCCACGCCGGTGAAGAAGGCCGCGGCCGCCAAGAAGGCAGCGCCGGCGAAGAAGGCCCctgccgccaagaaggccaagaagtAGATCCTTGGAGGAACTTCCTAGGGCTTGGCGATAGTTTTCCGTTAGCAGTTTTTCCTGTTCTGTGCTGTTAGTCGAGATGTCCGTGCTGTGTCGAGGGTTCTAGGCTGTAAATTTGAAATCTGGGTTCGGGTGCACCTGTGATCCGGTGCACCCTTGGTGTGTGTGCGTGAGAAACTGTGGCGACGATCGCGTTGTACTAAGCTTATGTATTTGTGTAACTGAATTGGGGTAATTGAATCTTCATTTTAGCAAAATCCTTCTGAAATTTGTCACAGTTTACGTTGATTCCTTTGCCCAAAATGTTTGGTACTGCACAATTGAAATTCTAGTGTTCTCTGCACAATTGAAATCTTGTGCTGTCTCGTGGAACATGGAATCCATTTTGAGATCTGAATTTAGAGTTCGTATTTGATGGCAAATGCCGAGCAAATCTCGTCGGGTGTCGAATCAGTCTAGTAGGTGGCTTCATGAGCTGGAAATAAGAAGGCTGTTGTATTCTTCTCTGTACATGGCCGGTGCCGCCGTCGGTCAGTACACCAGCCGCATGTGATTTTTCCAGGACAGGTTAGGGATGGACGGTAGTTCAGAATGGAAGGCGGGCTTGAAAAGCTCGAGATGGACGAATGTTTTCAGCTATGGCGGGAGCGCGTTTGGGAAAGGCAGCGCGGGCCATTGGAATGGTCCAGAAGCACAGGGGCTGCTGCGCCGGAAGATTCGCAGTAACCGTTGGCTCCGGTGACCTGGCAGTCGCAGTATGTTTTGAgtggcaaatttgacaattttgacctcGGGACGAAATCCAATCAGAATGATCtgtccgtgaaactatttcacgccgATGACTTTTTTGTGTAACGCCCGCCACGCAGGCGTCATACCCTACGGTGCAGCGCCTATCTCTGGGGAtggggcttgcctgctcccttctaCGTACTCCCATCGGTGCTCCCCTTCGCTTATTTTTCATCCAACGGCTACGTCAAATTTTCTCATTCGCGTCCTTTTCTCAAGCCAAGAAATAACACAAATTTCCCGTATTTCTCTCTGGCTTCCCTGTACTGGAATTCTGGAAATAACCACCGTATTTCCGTCTCCTGGCAGAGGGAATCCGTGCGATCTAACCTGCACAAGGACGGTGCACACAT
Above is a window of Triticum dicoccoides isolate Atlit2015 ecotype Zavitan chromosome 5B, WEW_v2.0, whole genome shotgun sequence DNA encoding:
- the LOC119312241 gene encoding histone H1-like, producing the protein MSTDVAADVPAPEVEVAADHVVETTAEAAAGDAKPVKETKAKAAKAKKPSAPRKPRATPAHPTYAEMVSEAITALKERTGSSQYAIAKFVEDKHKAHLPGNFRKILSVQLKKLVASGKLTKVKASYKLSAAAAKPKPAAKKKPAAKKKAPAKKTATKTKAKAPAKKAAAKPKAKAPAKTKSAAKPKAAAKPKGRPAKAAKTSAAAAAPKKPAARKAPTKRSTPVKKAAAAKKAAPAKKAPAAKKAKK